Proteins encoded together in one Chitinophaga varians window:
- the tssD gene encoding type VI secretion system tube protein TssD, whose product MSFKATLLLEGSTMNVLECHFTFSQATDETGKPSHRPRGGVIRIVIESDGSSRLFDWMISNTGVKSGTVTFWRRDVMSRMKELRFTDAYCVRYGEHFNASGDIPMQVRLKLSARELALNQSVYQNPWPHS is encoded by the coding sequence ATGTCTTTTAAAGCGACCCTGTTGTTGGAAGGATCGACCATGAATGTGCTGGAATGTCATTTTACCTTTTCACAGGCAACGGACGAAACCGGCAAACCTTCCCACCGGCCCCGAGGGGGCGTTATCCGTATTGTTATCGAGTCAGACGGCAGCAGCCGGCTTTTCGACTGGATGATTTCCAATACCGGCGTTAAAAGCGGTACTGTTACTTTCTGGCGGCGTGATGTGATGTCGCGGATGAAAGAGTTACGCTTCACCGATGCCTATTGCGTCCGGTATGGTGAGCATTTCAACGCCAGTGGCGACATCCCGATGCAGGTGCGGTTAAAGCTGTCCGCCCGGGAGCTGGCATTGAACCAGAGTGTTTATCAGAACCCCTGGCCGCATTCCTGA
- a CDS encoding type VI secretion system Vgr family protein, with protein sequence MPLNTLTRITIDGKTFPHFRELLIRQRIDGHHTFEIHIDQGWLASLWPDASGKGQDLLGKDVWVEISAAAAPQTGTLHFKGLVTAIHTGKKGDATAGFCVLKGTDPGIVLDGEPQLRVYETQTLSHIARHCLKAVSAHADVRITPGNTAHHPYLVQYRESNYAFLQRLAARFGEWYFYNGQQMIFGAYAPAKIILSHPRELVHFDIRLQLTSGNRRFTGYDYETGAAVSSGPSPMPAAGTGPLTARARAASRQLYQEEGYDKTVSQHMAGIALQAQLHEKRQLAASVELTGKSEHPGIRIGDIIEAAASLSSPDLEGTFTVTRIDHHCQGDGAYFNQFTCTPTDCCIPSGHNGIAPCCEAQSAIVTDNHDPEGMGRIRIRYRWQQHGSSPWIRLIAPHGGAGKGFHFIPEKGEEVWLDFEGGNPELPFAMGTAYNGKDSTKFSDAGNNLKIIKTRSGHTIELDDSSGAEQLQIHDRNGNVIQLDTHRGNITIASPGQLHLKANHISIEATDQLDMHAGGNLTQGAGENISLYAGSHTTVLATHIIQQANDSFTLTSRKLEEQAESILINSIREDLTLMAAGTVAINSVEKIKLS encoded by the coding sequence ATGCCTTTAAACACATTGACCCGAATAACCATAGATGGAAAAACGTTCCCCCATTTCCGGGAGTTGCTGATCCGGCAGCGGATCGACGGACATCATACATTTGAAATACATATTGACCAGGGATGGCTGGCCAGTTTATGGCCGGACGCATCCGGCAAGGGACAGGACCTGCTGGGGAAAGACGTATGGGTGGAGATATCCGCCGCCGCAGCGCCGCAGACGGGCACCCTGCATTTCAAGGGGCTGGTCACCGCCATTCATACCGGCAAAAAAGGCGACGCCACGGCGGGTTTTTGCGTGCTGAAAGGAACCGACCCGGGTATTGTGCTGGACGGGGAGCCACAGTTACGGGTATATGAGACCCAGACGCTGTCCCATATTGCACGGCATTGCCTGAAAGCAGTGTCAGCCCATGCAGATGTGCGGATAACGCCGGGCAATACGGCCCATCATCCCTACCTGGTGCAGTACCGAGAGAGTAATTATGCTTTTCTGCAGCGGCTGGCGGCGCGCTTCGGGGAATGGTACTTCTATAATGGCCAGCAGATGATCTTTGGCGCCTACGCCCCCGCTAAAATTATCCTGTCGCATCCGCGGGAGCTGGTACATTTCGATATACGGCTGCAACTGACTTCCGGCAACCGGCGCTTTACCGGTTATGACTATGAGACCGGAGCTGCCGTCAGCAGCGGGCCGTCGCCGATGCCAGCGGCGGGCACCGGGCCGCTCACCGCACGGGCAAGAGCTGCCAGCAGGCAGCTTTACCAGGAAGAAGGTTACGACAAAACGGTGTCACAACATATGGCCGGCATTGCCTTACAGGCACAGCTTCACGAAAAACGGCAGCTGGCCGCGTCCGTAGAGCTCACCGGAAAAAGTGAGCACCCCGGCATTCGCATCGGTGATATTATTGAAGCAGCCGCTTCCCTCTCTTCACCTGACCTTGAAGGGACGTTTACCGTCACCCGTATTGACCATCATTGTCAGGGAGACGGTGCTTATTTCAATCAGTTCACCTGCACCCCTACAGATTGTTGCATTCCATCCGGCCATAACGGTATTGCACCCTGCTGCGAAGCGCAAAGCGCTATTGTCACGGACAATCATGATCCGGAAGGGATGGGGCGCATCCGGATACGGTACCGCTGGCAGCAGCATGGAAGCTCGCCCTGGATACGGCTGATAGCTCCTCATGGCGGCGCTGGCAAAGGGTTTCATTTTATTCCGGAAAAAGGCGAAGAAGTATGGCTGGACTTTGAAGGCGGTAATCCCGAGCTGCCTTTTGCCATGGGCACCGCATATAACGGTAAAGACAGTACGAAATTCAGCGACGCCGGAAATAACCTGAAGATCATCAAAACACGAAGCGGCCATACCATAGAGCTGGACGACAGCAGCGGCGCGGAACAACTGCAGATACATGACCGCAACGGCAACGTGATACAGCTTGACACCCATCGCGGAAACATTACGATCGCTTCCCCGGGACAGCTACATCTGAAAGCCAACCATATCAGCATCGAAGCTACCGATCAGCTGGACATGCATGCCGGCGGCAATCTCACCCAGGGGGCGGGAGAAAACATCAGCCTGTATGCCGGAAGCCATACAACGGTGTTGGCAACACATATCATTCAACAGGCAAATGACAGTTTTACCCTCACTTCGCGTAAGCTGGAAGAGCAGGCAGAAAGCATATTGATCAACAGTATCCGGGAAGACCTGACACTGATGGCCGCCGGTACCGTTGCTATTAACAGTGTGGAAAAAATAAAACTGTCGTGA
- a CDS encoding peptidoglycan DD-metalloendopeptidase family protein, with protein MIPSNNSARHLVCEGALCSCDKAVAPAAVKVVSHDRYYVHGSSGTDRPVVTTHENDQRALHFSSCLAGGQPAPCTPQLLWQIPASQQRIALANGAYPLPDNATAQCLTKGGRLKILTHGQLPSGDNDPPGLYSGDNQPPADKLSMTFPQQAPHIQRIKGPAKVRQLSNASWEVTFDRPPSSGDIALLHWVLENEQGIAAVSLHGDHIFRHHFLHNGDYTLRVFSGEDSEAMLTQRVQVTPTGIVCSQTTARPGQPIRFTVADATSADIFRWDWRDDKGFRGASENTGPEIQLTFEQPGLYTVRATTGDQTWQQAVTICNNQIQRIQADRQPVSGAVVTFDVTTSLPDLTTREQLKLHWKLEGPESTHCAGEQTFRHLFVHCGHYTLYAYLYNIQQEAALHFEVKNATVTTAHWTTPNGYVIRQAGHDQDVCLYFGHTGLEKRKVLLEIYARQAFHSRLVYTCFITITTTPAVSHPLSISSFRQQLPAGWDNEQLQLYFQIKPTDNIPIEQQNRPQLLLHRRQRIVNVYFTDPQDQRIYFITDHHQQIALKIYAVNLAGQQLQVTILRRKSSPPLLKPLHTYPATELLPLLEHDVIISKQQVTVDKTGAVMLPVPLASLSAISLIYALIQLPGYNAVYSRQLFVYLGNQLRLSPAIKARSTAVIERVSVSQGPSECQSLVWGSKVSCAFRKKVISIARKLQADPNHLMTCMAFETGGSFLPHLLNGYKPGTTPAVEKLTEGVLAEHAVGLVQFTQTAIDQMNSRWKLKATKMKLAHMSAEEQLDYVYHYLRSFNGKFNSLEDFYLTILKPESVGKTEDHIVFSMEQDAINKRSWYQKNKGLDIDKDGVIHKKEVRTIIFKKYTEGLNYRNNCSLNCPMLINTQPSKERWYHPLPNMQLRGWYSCWAPERSRFGIITERKSGKHQGLDFYAPEGTPVYACVDGEIASSHYSDSYGNVLVLYGKYNDDYYYFFYAHLQAPSKYTTGQSVKMGDIIGFTGKTGNAKSVKQEQEHLHFEIRTKEIVGKGFDGRIDPLQIITELNTNEIINPQKELQYAKSI; from the coding sequence ATGATACCATCCAATAACTCAGCCAGGCACCTGGTATGTGAAGGCGCACTTTGCAGCTGCGACAAGGCAGTGGCACCGGCGGCCGTAAAGGTGGTGTCACACGACCGGTACTATGTTCACGGCAGCAGTGGCACAGATCGCCCGGTAGTCACCACACACGAAAATGATCAGCGCGCCCTGCATTTCAGCAGCTGCCTTGCCGGCGGACAGCCAGCGCCCTGTACGCCCCAACTGTTATGGCAGATACCGGCCAGTCAACAACGTATTGCATTGGCCAACGGCGCTTATCCGCTGCCAGACAATGCCACCGCGCAATGTCTCACCAAAGGAGGCCGGCTGAAGATCCTCACCCATGGGCAACTTCCCTCCGGTGACAATGACCCTCCGGGTTTGTACAGCGGTGACAATCAGCCTCCGGCCGACAAACTGTCGATGACTTTTCCGCAGCAGGCGCCACATATCCAGCGGATCAAAGGCCCGGCAAAAGTACGTCAGCTAAGCAATGCCTCGTGGGAGGTGACTTTTGACCGCCCGCCTTCCTCCGGAGATATTGCCCTGTTGCACTGGGTACTTGAAAATGAACAAGGCATAGCAGCAGTTTCCTTACATGGCGACCATATTTTCCGTCATCATTTTCTGCACAACGGGGATTACACGCTGCGTGTTTTCAGCGGAGAAGACTCGGAAGCCATGCTGACACAGAGGGTACAGGTCACGCCCACCGGCATCGTCTGTTCTCAGACTACCGCCAGGCCGGGACAACCGATCCGCTTCACCGTGGCAGACGCAACATCTGCTGATATCTTCCGATGGGATTGGAGAGATGATAAAGGCTTTCGCGGCGCATCAGAAAACACCGGCCCGGAAATTCAACTGACGTTTGAGCAACCAGGACTTTACACTGTGCGTGCCACCACAGGCGATCAGACCTGGCAACAGGCCGTTACCATCTGTAACAACCAGATCCAACGTATCCAGGCAGACCGGCAGCCTGTCAGCGGCGCCGTCGTAACATTCGATGTCACCACCAGCCTGCCGGATTTAACCACAAGGGAGCAGCTTAAACTCCACTGGAAGCTGGAAGGCCCCGAAAGCACGCACTGTGCGGGAGAACAAACATTCCGGCACCTGTTTGTTCACTGCGGGCATTATACGCTGTATGCCTATCTTTATAACATACAGCAGGAAGCAGCATTACATTTTGAAGTAAAGAATGCTACTGTTACCACCGCTCACTGGACGACACCGAATGGATATGTTATCCGTCAGGCCGGGCATGATCAGGATGTTTGCCTGTACTTTGGACATACCGGCCTGGAAAAAAGAAAGGTATTGCTGGAAATATACGCCCGGCAGGCTTTTCACAGCAGACTAGTGTACACTTGCTTCATAACCATCACCACAACGCCCGCAGTGTCGCACCCGTTATCCATCAGCAGCTTCCGGCAACAGCTTCCAGCAGGATGGGACAACGAACAACTGCAGCTCTATTTTCAGATCAAACCAACAGACAATATTCCCATCGAGCAACAAAATCGCCCGCAATTACTATTACATCGCCGGCAGCGTATTGTAAACGTATACTTTACCGATCCACAGGACCAACGCATATATTTTATCACCGACCATCATCAGCAGATAGCGCTGAAAATATACGCTGTCAACCTTGCCGGACAGCAATTACAAGTGACAATCCTGCGCCGGAAAAGCTCGCCTCCGTTGCTGAAACCGCTGCACACCTACCCGGCGACGGAGCTGCTGCCATTACTGGAGCATGACGTCATTATCAGCAAACAACAGGTAACCGTCGATAAAACAGGTGCAGTAATGCTTCCTGTACCGCTGGCATCGTTATCTGCCATCAGCCTGATTTATGCATTGATACAACTTCCCGGATATAATGCTGTGTACTCGCGACAGCTATTTGTGTACCTTGGTAACCAACTGCGGCTGTCGCCCGCCATAAAAGCACGTTCCACCGCTGTCATAGAACGGGTATCCGTTTCACAAGGTCCATCAGAATGTCAGTCACTGGTATGGGGTAGCAAAGTAAGTTGCGCGTTTCGGAAGAAAGTCATCAGTATTGCACGCAAGTTACAAGCAGACCCGAATCACCTGATGACTTGTATGGCATTTGAAACAGGCGGGTCTTTTCTGCCGCATTTGCTGAATGGGTATAAGCCGGGGACTACGCCGGCAGTAGAGAAATTGACGGAAGGGGTGTTGGCGGAGCATGCGGTGGGGTTGGTGCAGTTTACGCAGACGGCGATTGATCAAATGAATAGCCGATGGAAGTTAAAAGCTACCAAAATGAAATTAGCACACATGTCAGCCGAAGAACAGCTAGATTACGTGTATCATTATCTGCGCAGTTTTAATGGAAAGTTTAACTCACTAGAAGATTTCTACTTAACGATTCTAAAACCAGAATCGGTTGGAAAAACTGAAGATCATATTGTATTTAGTATGGAGCAGGATGCAATAAATAAGAGAAGTTGGTATCAAAAAAACAAAGGGCTTGATATTGACAAAGACGGCGTTATACATAAAAAGGAGGTACGTACAATAATTTTCAAAAAGTATACCGAGGGACTAAATTATAGAAATAACTGTAGCCTCAATTGTCCAATGCTTATAAATACCCAACCGTCTAAAGAAAGGTGGTATCACCCGTTACCCAATATGCAGTTGAGGGGATGGTATAGCTGCTGGGCTCCTGAAAGAAGTAGATTTGGGATTATCACCGAGCGCAAGAGTGGCAAACATCAGGGGTTAGACTTTTACGCACCTGAAGGAACTCCTGTCTATGCATGTGTTGATGGAGAGATAGCTTCCTCTCATTATTCTGATTCCTACGGCAATGTCTTGGTTCTCTATGGAAAATATAATGATGATTATTATTATTTCTTTTATGCGCACTTACAAGCGCCTTCAAAATACACCACAGGACAAAGTGTGAAAATGGGCGACATTATTGGCTTTACAGGGAAAACAGGAAATGCTAAAAGTGTGAAACAAGAACAAGAGCATCTACACTTTGAAATACGGACGAAGGAAATTGTAGGAAAAGGTTTTGATGGTCGGATCGACCCCTTACAAATCATCACCGAACTTAACACAAATGAAATTATCAACCCTCAAAAGGAACTTCAATATGCTAAATCCATTTAA
- a CDS encoding DUF5991 domain-containing protein has product MLNPFKKNLLIQVLNLTFLGCGNQTPNSLGENIISNWPRKYNLSTSRNEIMNGMIVGTDYQINTTDDSCLFIGDGIQYAFEAKCALKTNNDTLLGYFCYDARGIEQYWSQEQPLFKIFRKDTNYYIISSAILEDTTKTYLLKHTPESKKIQ; this is encoded by the coding sequence ATGCTAAATCCATTTAAAAAAAATCTACTAATTCAAGTCTTGAATTTAACTTTTTTAGGTTGTGGTAATCAAACTCCAAATTCGCTAGGAGAAAACATCATATCAAACTGGCCAAGAAAATACAATCTTAGTACTTCAAGAAATGAAATCATGAATGGAATGATTGTCGGTACTGACTACCAAATCAACACCACAGACGACAGCTGTCTCTTCATCGGTGATGGCATACAGTACGCCTTCGAAGCCAAGTGTGCCCTCAAAACCAATAATGACACACTTCTGGGGTACTTTTGTTACGACGCTCGTGGCATAGAGCAATATTGGAGCCAGGAGCAACCCCTTTTCAAAATCTTCCGAAAAGACACCAACTACTACATTATTTCAAGTGCTATCCTTGAGGACACGACAAAAACCTATCTGTTAAAACATACCCCGGAAAGCAAAAAAATTCAATAG